The proteins below come from a single Trachemys scripta elegans isolate TJP31775 chromosome 16, CAS_Tse_1.0, whole genome shotgun sequence genomic window:
- the CNPY2 gene encoding protein canopy homolog 2, which translates to MNGWVSHTLCLSVILVSLLNNVLAWSSQDLHCGACRALVDELEWEISQVDPKKTIQMGSFRINPDGSQSVVEVPYVRSEAHLTELLERVCEKMKEYGEKVDPSTHRKSYVRVISHDGTKMDLSETKMDGDVTTRLKFACERIAEEYEDELIEFFSRETDNVKDRLCSKRTDLCDHALNIPHDEL; encoded by the exons ATGAATGGCTGGGTTTCACACACACTCTGCCTGTCCGTCATCCTGGTGTCCCTGTTGAACAATGTCCTTGCTTGGAGTAGTCAGGATCTCCATTGTGGAG CTTGTCGGGCCCTGGTGGACGAGCTGGAGTGGGAGATCTCCCAGGTGGACCCCAAGAAAACCATCCAGATGGGGTCGTTCCGTATCAACCCGGACGGCAGCCAGTCGGTCGTAGAG GTGCCCTACGTCAGATCCGAAGCTCACCTGACGGAGCTGCTGGAGCGGGTCTGTGAGAAGATGAAagagtatggggagaaggtggatCCCTCCACCCACCGGAAAAGCTACGTCCGCGTGATCTCCCACGACGGGACCAAGATGGACCTTTCTGAGACCAAAATGGACGGGGATGTGACGACCCGCCTGAAGTTTGCG TGCGAGAGGATCGCCGAGGAGTATGAAGATGAACTCATTGAATTCTTCTCCCGTGAGACCGACAACGTCAAGGATCGGCTCTGCAGCAAGCGGACCG ATCTGTGCGACCATGCCCTGAACATCCCCCATGATGAGCTGTGA